Below is a window of Caldichromatium japonicum DNA.
GTGCAACCACAGTCGCGCGCGTCGCCTCCTGGTCTAACACAGCGACCAGACGCAGACCGCGTGCCGGCTGGCCGGTGCGCGGGTCTAAGAGGTCATGATAACGTTGGCCGCGGTCGATAAATGACCGGTCATATTCAGAAACCGTTGCCAATGCCTCATCGCCGCGTAAGGGCAGGATTGCCAGCACGGATGAGCCCCCGGGATGCAGGATCGGCACCCGCCACGGCTGGCCGCTGCGTTCGCCGAGCGCCCGCTGCTCATAGGGTGTTTGAACGAGGACGTGACGCATCCCCAGCCCTTTGAGACGGTGGATCACGAGATCGATCGCCTGGGCGCGGACGATCGGTGCCAGGTCGAGTAACAGGTTCGGGTCGCTGCTGCGCACCCGCAGTCCGTCGCTCTCGATGGCGCGCAAACTCGGGACATGTCTGACCCAGGCATCGAGCTGACGCTGGCTGGGTGGGTGTTGGTTCGCCGCTGGTTCCCCAGCGAAGCCCCAGAGCCGGGTCAACCCTCCATTGCCCAGATTGACCAGGCCCTCGGTCTCGGACTCGATGATCTGACCGAGGCGGATCAGGCGCAAGACGGAGGGCGGCGGCACAAAGGTCTCGCCGCGGCTCAAGAGCTGATTGACCCGCTGCATATTCTCCCCTTGCGGCGACCACTCGTGTTCGAGTACACCCAGCGCCTGGGCGATGATCCCACGGGCGCGTTCGACCTGGTCCGGGGTCGCACCGACCAGTCTGACCTCGAACTGGGTGCCTAGGGCGCGAAATTGGGCGAGCACCACTGGTGCCCGGTCTTGGCAGGCGCCAAGCAATGCCAGTAACCCCAACAAGACCCCTCGCCCAAGCCGACGGCCCAGGGCGGTCAGCCGATCGCCAGCGAGTGGCCTGCGCATGGGTCTCCTCTCCTGGTGTTTGGCTTGGATATGGCCTTCTGGCCTTAGGAATCTGAATCGCTCAAGGTCTAGAGACAACGCCTCCTCCCTGCAGACGCACCGCGATCCGCTCGAGGAGATCGCCTGCGATGTCCAGCCCACAGGCGGCATCCAGCTCGCGGATACAGGTCGGGCTGGTGATATTGATCTCGGTGAGAAAGTCACCGATGACGTCGAGCCCGGCAAAGAGGACCCCGCGGGCGCGAAGCTTTAGCCCCACCTGTTCGGCGATCCAGCGGTCGCGCGCGCTCAAGGGCCTCGCCTCGCCGCGTGCACCCGCCGCCAGATTGCCGCGGGTCTCGCCGGGCGCAGGGATGCGGGCCAGGCAATAGGGCACAGGTTCGCCATCGACCAGCAAG
It encodes the following:
- a CDS encoding FAD:protein FMN transferase → MRRPLAGDRLTALGRRLGRGVLLGLLALLGACQDRAPVVLAQFRALGTQFEVRLVGATPDQVERARGIIAQALGVLEHEWSPQGENMQRVNQLLSRGETFVPPPSVLRLIRLGQIIESETEGLVNLGNGGLTRLWGFAGEPAANQHPPSQRQLDAWVRHVPSLRAIESDGLRVRSSDPNLLLDLAPIVRAQAIDLVIHRLKGLGMRHVLVQTPYEQRALGERSGQPWRVPILHPGGSSVLAILPLRGDEALATVSEYDRSFIDRGQRYHDLLDPRTGQPARGLRLVAVLDQEATRATVVARALFIAGPRDWQRLALDLGTHRVLLIDAGGQVWVSPRLAERLEPLDPSAAVTIVDPVAP